A region of Chloracidobacterium sp. DNA encodes the following proteins:
- a CDS encoding FkbM family methyltransferase produces MTLDNTQPGFIHKLVRLYTLNSPLKRGRHRLSNLAFSLSPTMPREIVVKTIDGRELFIDTKNNSYKYVYFLGEYESVISNIFRRLINPDNICLDIGANIGWYTTLFQKLVGPAGQVHGFEPVPHIFTLLGRNVKLNVPPDNVMINNLALGNEEKDVELHVFADMPDGHSSISTFGHADYETFTSKMTTLDSYLSEHEIDNVSIVKMDVEGAELMALQGASKLFEQERLPIFEIEMALATSKGFGYIPNDLIEFIRSKASYDFYAIDETHFTLQKIDGFEPDDIGANVLCLPQNFDKRKVSDLFV; encoded by the coding sequence AGGTTGTCGAATTTGGCATTTAGCCTTTCTCCGACGATGCCGCGAGAGATCGTTGTAAAAACAATTGACGGCCGCGAGCTGTTTATTGATACGAAAAACAACTCCTACAAATATGTTTATTTCCTGGGCGAATACGAGTCGGTGATCTCTAACATTTTCAGACGACTGATAAATCCCGACAACATCTGTTTGGATATTGGTGCGAACATTGGCTGGTACACGACTTTGTTTCAGAAATTGGTTGGCCCCGCTGGGCAGGTTCATGGTTTTGAGCCTGTTCCGCATATTTTCACGCTTCTGGGACGCAACGTAAAACTAAATGTTCCGCCTGATAATGTCATGATAAATAACCTCGCATTAGGCAACGAGGAAAAGGACGTTGAGTTGCATGTTTTTGCCGATATGCCTGACGGACACTCATCTATTTCGACATTTGGCCATGCAGACTATGAGACTTTTACAAGCAAGATGACAACGCTTGATTCTTATCTTAGTGAACACGAGATCGACAATGTGAGCATAGTCAAAATGGATGTGGAAGGTGCAGAGTTAATGGCTCTGCAGGGAGCGTCAAAGTTATTCGAACAGGAAAGGCTGCCTATCTTTGAAATCGAAATGGCTCTGGCTACTTCAAAAGGGTTTGGTTATATCCCGAACGATCTGATCGAATTTATTCGCTCAAAAGCTAGCTACGATTTCTATGCGATCGACGAGACGCATTTCACTCTTCAAAAAATAGATGGCTTTGAACCGGATGACATAGGTGCAAATGTTCTGTGCCTTCCGCAGAATTTTGATAAAAGAAAAGTGTCAGATCTTTTCGTTTAG
- a CDS encoding oligosaccharide flippase family protein — MNQAINNQTSKSIFRNVVYGSLTWILPIGLGFVATPIIVRSLGNSDYGIYALVLGFISYSFTFNFGRAITKYIAEYRVTGESEKIRDVVSASFFLNIVIGLIGVFVMCLSAGWLVRTVFNIEPEAQHKTITAIYIASGIIFLWMLSQVFTSVLQGIQRFDVYSKIFTANSFVLTLGNLALAYFGYGLLSLLTWNIVVLSAFFIVFGYAARRLLPEFGITFKFNSETLKLVLRYSSAIVATQLLANLLLLFERGFITHRLGPESLTYYVVPMSLGLYLHGFVASLVQVVFPLASELKNEPEKLLRLYSKATKVICLLVVFVVVSVSVESSLFLRLWMGEAFAVNSASLLVLHITCFGLIAIVSVAWQMTEGLGRPQFNAIATAVCTTIGISLMILLSNGLGNFGVALARLIAFIVMFFSIFVVEKMFFKKMQFRFWLALTGNLALAAITAAAVEYSISSSLPSNWPSLILAIFVGGLVYCLILWLLNFVTEDDKLLVKRIFNS, encoded by the coding sequence ATGAATCAGGCGATCAACAATCAGACGAGCAAGAGCATCTTCCGCAACGTCGTGTACGGTTCACTGACCTGGATCTTGCCGATCGGACTAGGGTTTGTCGCGACACCGATCATTGTCCGCTCGCTTGGCAACAGTGACTACGGAATTTACGCGCTTGTCTTGGGCTTTATCAGCTATTCGTTCACATTTAATTTTGGACGAGCTATCACAAAATACATTGCCGAATATCGCGTAACCGGAGAATCCGAAAAAATTCGCGATGTAGTTTCAGCCAGTTTTTTTCTCAATATCGTGATCGGACTCATCGGTGTTTTCGTGATGTGTCTGTCGGCAGGCTGGCTCGTTCGCACTGTATTTAACATCGAACCGGAAGCACAGCACAAAACAATTACGGCGATCTATATAGCCTCGGGAATTATTTTTCTCTGGATGCTCAGTCAGGTTTTTACATCCGTGCTGCAGGGAATTCAAAGATTCGATGTCTATTCCAAGATATTCACCGCCAATAGTTTTGTTTTAACTCTGGGCAATCTGGCTTTGGCATATTTCGGTTATGGCCTGCTCTCGCTGCTTACTTGGAATATAGTCGTACTATCCGCGTTTTTTATAGTCTTCGGCTACGCCGCAAGAAGGCTCCTACCGGAATTTGGGATCACATTTAAGTTCAACTCCGAAACGCTAAAACTCGTACTTCGATACAGCTCAGCGATCGTCGCAACTCAGTTACTCGCCAATCTCCTACTCCTGTTTGAACGCGGATTTATAACCCACCGACTCGGTCCTGAAAGTCTGACTTACTATGTTGTTCCGATGTCACTAGGCTTATATTTACACGGATTTGTCGCAAGTCTCGTACAGGTAGTGTTTCCGCTCGCCAGCGAACTCAAGAACGAACCGGAAAAGCTGCTCAGACTGTATTCAAAGGCCACAAAAGTAATTTGCCTGCTTGTCGTTTTCGTCGTTGTGAGCGTGTCCGTTGAAAGTTCTTTGTTTTTACGCCTTTGGATGGGCGAAGCCTTTGCCGTCAATTCAGCGAGTTTGCTTGTTCTGCATATCACCTGTTTTGGGCTTATCGCAATAGTATCCGTTGCCTGGCAAATGACAGAAGGATTAGGCCGCCCCCAATTCAACGCCATAGCTACCGCGGTTTGCACAACGATTGGAATATCGCTGATGATCCTGCTTTCAAACGGCCTCGGAAATTTTGGCGTTGCGCTCGCTCGGCTTATTGCCTTTATCGTTATGTTCTTCTCTATTTTTGTCGTAGAGAAAATGTTTTTCAAAAAGATGCAGTTCCGATTTTGGCTTGCTTTGACAGGCAACCTTGCTTTAGCTGCGATCACTGCCGCTGCGGTCGAATACTCGATCTCATCTTCACTACCATCAAATTGGCCGTCTCTTATTCTTGCAATTTTCGTCGGCGGTTTGGTTTATTGTCTGATCTTGTGGCTGCTAAACTTTGTAACGGAAGATGACAAACTCTTAGTCAAAAGAATATTCAATAGTTAG